A portion of the Gorilla gorilla gorilla isolate KB3781 chromosome X, NHGRI_mGorGor1-v2.1_pri, whole genome shotgun sequence genome contains these proteins:
- the GPKOW gene encoding G-patch domain and KOW motifs-containing protein isoform X1 → MELQQAARRPGKRSKMADSEEGVLPLTAASTAPISFGFTRTSARRRLADSGDGAGPSPEEKDFLKTVEGRELQSVKPQEAPKELVIPLIQNGHRRQPPAWPPGPSTDTGALADGVLSQAVKELIAESKKSLEERENAGVDPTLAIPMIQKGCTPSGEGADSEPRAETVPEEANYEAVPVEAYGLAMLRGMGWKPGEGIGRTFNQVVKPRVNSLRPKGLGLGANLTEAQALTPTGPSRMPRPDEEQEKDKEDQPQGLVPGGAVVVLSGPHRGLYGKVEGLDPDNVRAMVRLSVGSRVVTVSEYYLRPVSQQEFDKNTLDLRQQNGTASSRKTLWNQELHIQQDNSERKRKHLPDRQDGPAAKSEKAAPRSQHWLHRDLRVRFVDNMYKGGQYYNTKMIIEDVLSPDTCVCRTDEGRVLEGLREDMLETLVPKAEGDRVMVVLGPQTGRVGHLLSRDRARSRALVQLPRENQVVELHYDAICQYMGPSDTDDD, encoded by the exons atggaactacag CAAGCAGCGCGCCGGCCTGGGAAAaggagcaagatggctgactCCGAAGAGGGTGTTTTGCCGCTGACGGCTGCTTCCACTGCCCCAATTTCATTCGGCTTCACTCGCACGTCCGCACGGAGGCGGCTGGCCGACTCGGGAGACGGCGCGGGGCCATCTCCGGAGGAGAAGGATTTCTTGAAAACCGTGGAAGGGAGGGAGCTGCAGAG TGTGAAGCCCCAGGAGGCCCCCAAGGAACTCGTCATCCCTTTGATCCAGAATGGCCATCGCAGGCAGCCACCAGCCTGGCCCCCTGGGCCATCCACAGATACTGGGGCCTTGGCGGATGGGGTGCTGTCCCAGGCTGTGAAGGAGCTCATTGCGG AATCCAAGAAGTctctggaagagagagagaatgcggGTGTCGACCCCACGCTCGCTATCCCCATGATCCAGAAAGGATGCACCCCCAGCGGGGAAGGGGCAGACAGCGAACCCCGGGCAGAGACA GTGCCAGAGGAGGCTAATTATGAGGCGGTCCCCGTGGAGGCCTATGGGCTGGCCATGCTGCGGGGCATGGGCTGGAAACCTGGCGAGGGCATCGGCCGCACCTTCAATCA AGTAGTGAAGCCCCGTGTCAACTCACTGAGGCCCAAGGGGTTAGGGCTGGGTGCCAACCTGACCGAGGCCCAGGCCTTGACCCCCACTGGCCCCTCCCGCATGCCAAGACCAGATGAGGAGCAAGAGAAAGATAAGGAAGATCAGCCTCAAGGGCTGGTGCCTGGAGGAGCTGTGGTGGTTCTTTCTGGCCCTCACCGAGGCCTCTATGGGAAG GTGGAAGGCCTTGATCCTGACAATGTTCGGGCCATGGTTCGTCTGTCTGTGGGGAGCCGGGTGGTGACTGTTAGTGAGTACTACCTGCGGCCTGTCTCCCAGCAGGAGTTTGACAAGAACACCTTGGATCTCA GGCAACAGAACGGAACTGCCTCATCACGGAAGACCCTCTGGAATCAAGAACTCCACATCCAGCAGGACAACTCAGAGAGGAAGCGGAAACACCTTCCAGACCG ACAGGATGGGCCTGCAGCCAAGAGTGAGAAAGCAGCCCCCAGGAGTCAGCACTGGTTGCACAGGGACCTGCGTGTGCGGTTTGTGGACAACATGTACAAAGGAGGCCAATATTACAACACCAAG ATGATAATTGAAGATGTCCTAAGCCCAGATACCTGTGTATGTCGGACAGATGAAGGCCGAGTCCTGGAAG GCCTGAGGGAAGACATGCTGGAGACCCTGGTTCCCAAGGCAGAGGGTGACCGTGTGATGGTGGTGCTGGGCCCACAGACTGGAAGG GTGGGACATTTGCTGAGCCGGGACAGAGCACGGAGCCGGGCTTTGGTGCAACTGCCAAGAGAAAATCAGGTGGTGGAGCTTCACTACGATGCCATCTGCCAGTACATGGGCCCTAGTGACACAGATGATGACTGA
- the GPKOW gene encoding G-patch domain and KOW motifs-containing protein isoform X2 yields MADSEEGVLPLTAASTAPISFGFTRTSARRRLADSGDGAGPSPEEKDFLKTVEGRELQSVKPQEAPKELVIPLIQNGHRRQPPAWPPGPSTDTGALADGVLSQAVKELIAESKKSLEERENAGVDPTLAIPMIQKGCTPSGEGADSEPRAETVPEEANYEAVPVEAYGLAMLRGMGWKPGEGIGRTFNQVVKPRVNSLRPKGLGLGANLTEAQALTPTGPSRMPRPDEEQEKDKEDQPQGLVPGGAVVVLSGPHRGLYGKVEGLDPDNVRAMVRLSVGSRVVTVSEYYLRPVSQQEFDKNTLDLRQQNGTASSRKTLWNQELHIQQDNSERKRKHLPDRQDGPAAKSEKAAPRSQHWLHRDLRVRFVDNMYKGGQYYNTKMIIEDVLSPDTCVCRTDEGRVLEGLREDMLETLVPKAEGDRVMVVLGPQTGRVGHLLSRDRARSRALVQLPRENQVVELHYDAICQYMGPSDTDDD; encoded by the exons atggctgactCCGAAGAGGGTGTTTTGCCGCTGACGGCTGCTTCCACTGCCCCAATTTCATTCGGCTTCACTCGCACGTCCGCACGGAGGCGGCTGGCCGACTCGGGAGACGGCGCGGGGCCATCTCCGGAGGAGAAGGATTTCTTGAAAACCGTGGAAGGGAGGGAGCTGCAGAG TGTGAAGCCCCAGGAGGCCCCCAAGGAACTCGTCATCCCTTTGATCCAGAATGGCCATCGCAGGCAGCCACCAGCCTGGCCCCCTGGGCCATCCACAGATACTGGGGCCTTGGCGGATGGGGTGCTGTCCCAGGCTGTGAAGGAGCTCATTGCGG AATCCAAGAAGTctctggaagagagagagaatgcggGTGTCGACCCCACGCTCGCTATCCCCATGATCCAGAAAGGATGCACCCCCAGCGGGGAAGGGGCAGACAGCGAACCCCGGGCAGAGACA GTGCCAGAGGAGGCTAATTATGAGGCGGTCCCCGTGGAGGCCTATGGGCTGGCCATGCTGCGGGGCATGGGCTGGAAACCTGGCGAGGGCATCGGCCGCACCTTCAATCA AGTAGTGAAGCCCCGTGTCAACTCACTGAGGCCCAAGGGGTTAGGGCTGGGTGCCAACCTGACCGAGGCCCAGGCCTTGACCCCCACTGGCCCCTCCCGCATGCCAAGACCAGATGAGGAGCAAGAGAAAGATAAGGAAGATCAGCCTCAAGGGCTGGTGCCTGGAGGAGCTGTGGTGGTTCTTTCTGGCCCTCACCGAGGCCTCTATGGGAAG GTGGAAGGCCTTGATCCTGACAATGTTCGGGCCATGGTTCGTCTGTCTGTGGGGAGCCGGGTGGTGACTGTTAGTGAGTACTACCTGCGGCCTGTCTCCCAGCAGGAGTTTGACAAGAACACCTTGGATCTCA GGCAACAGAACGGAACTGCCTCATCACGGAAGACCCTCTGGAATCAAGAACTCCACATCCAGCAGGACAACTCAGAGAGGAAGCGGAAACACCTTCCAGACCG ACAGGATGGGCCTGCAGCCAAGAGTGAGAAAGCAGCCCCCAGGAGTCAGCACTGGTTGCACAGGGACCTGCGTGTGCGGTTTGTGGACAACATGTACAAAGGAGGCCAATATTACAACACCAAG ATGATAATTGAAGATGTCCTAAGCCCAGATACCTGTGTATGTCGGACAGATGAAGGCCGAGTCCTGGAAG GCCTGAGGGAAGACATGCTGGAGACCCTGGTTCCCAAGGCAGAGGGTGACCGTGTGATGGTGGTGCTGGGCCCACAGACTGGAAGG GTGGGACATTTGCTGAGCCGGGACAGAGCACGGAGCCGGGCTTTGGTGCAACTGCCAAGAGAAAATCAGGTGGTGGAGCTTCACTACGATGCCATCTGCCAGTACATGGGCCCTAGTGACACAGATGATGACTGA